GGCCGCGCACGTTCTTCAGGAGCCTCAAGGGTGCATCCCCGACCCGCAGAATCCGCATCGCGTGGCAGGTCTGGTGGTAGGTGACGCGGTGCGGGTAGTAGGCGCCCACGTCCTCAACTCCTAACTCTTTGACAAGAAACTCGCTCAGCTCGAAGACGCGCGGCGTGAGGGCGTTGACCTCCTCCAGCAGCGCCTCGTCTCCGGCCCACTCGGCGGCGCGGGGGTACAGGTCGCGGACCATCCCGACGCACGAGCCGCTGGGGGCGACGATGGCTTCCGCGTCCCGGAAGGTCTCTACGAAATGGCGGACGAGCTTCAGAGCGTCCTCCTGATAGCCGGAGTTAAAGTGCATCTGGCCGCAGCAGGTCTGCGCCGCGTTGAAGCGGACCGTGTGCCCCAGGCGTTCGAGGAGTTTGACGGTCGCCTCGCCAGTACGGGGAAACATGGCGTCATTGAGACAGGTAATGAACAGGTCGATCTGCACAAGGAAACCTCGAACGGTTAACGTGGGTGATCAAGGGGACCGGGACGGACATCGCAAGCCAACTTGCCCGTCCCAATCATCGACGGACTCTTCAGGGCTGCATGGATTG
The Deinococcus sp. YIM 134068 DNA segment above includes these coding regions:
- a CDS encoding (Fe-S)-binding protein yields the protein MQIDLFITCLNDAMFPRTGEATVKLLERLGHTVRFNAAQTCCGQMHFNSGYQEDALKLVRHFVETFRDAEAIVAPSGSCVGMVRDLYPRAAEWAGDEALLEEVNALTPRVFELSEFLVKELGVEDVGAYYPHRVTYHQTCHAMRILRVGDAPLRLLKNVRGLRLVELPDVDQCCGFGGTFSVKNAETSTAMLADKVQSVLSTRAEACTAGDNSCLMHIGGGLSRLQAGTRTVHLAEILASTEQEVFA